From the Thermococcus guaymasensis DSM 11113 genome, one window contains:
- a CDS encoding TatD family hydrolase: MIIWDDHFHVDPFKGLFLEAVKQFHRAGGTHLVVVYKTAHDYGFPGLKAEDFMKAMDFHIELVEKINNETPVKAYAVVGVHPAEFVYLAEQKGLEYAKNEVMKALEYAQKLCLEGKAIAIGEIGRPHYPVPEEIWNASIELMKYGMSLAKEADCAVQLHTESFDEAKFRELGEYVREVGIKPHRVVKHFSPPLVKVAEEVGVFPSIIASRKNIQEAIKQGNRFMMETDYIDDKRRPGAVLGPKTVPKRTKAFLQNGVFTEEDVYKIHVENPRKVYGVEVEEIKV, translated from the coding sequence ATGATAATCTGGGACGACCACTTCCACGTTGACCCGTTTAAGGGTCTCTTTCTTGAGGCCGTCAAGCAGTTCCACCGTGCCGGTGGGACACACCTCGTAGTGGTGTATAAGACGGCCCACGACTACGGATTTCCAGGGCTGAAGGCTGAGGACTTCATGAAGGCGATGGACTTCCACATTGAGCTTGTGGAGAAAATCAACAACGAGACACCCGTTAAGGCCTACGCGGTTGTGGGCGTCCACCCGGCGGAGTTCGTTTATCTGGCCGAGCAAAAGGGGCTGGAGTACGCGAAAAACGAGGTCATGAAGGCCCTCGAATACGCCCAGAAGCTCTGCCTTGAAGGAAAGGCCATCGCCATAGGGGAAATAGGAAGGCCGCACTACCCCGTCCCGGAGGAAATCTGGAACGCCAGCATCGAGCTCATGAAGTACGGAATGAGTTTAGCCAAGGAAGCTGACTGCGCGGTTCAGCTCCACACGGAGAGCTTCGACGAGGCCAAGTTCAGGGAGCTGGGCGAGTACGTGAGGGAAGTCGGTATAAAGCCCCACCGCGTCGTCAAGCACTTCTCGCCCCCGCTCGTGAAGGTCGCCGAAGAGGTAGGGGTCTTTCCGAGCATCATAGCGAGCAGGAAGAACATTCAGGAGGCCATAAAGCAGGGAAACCGGTTCATGATGGAGACGGACTACATAGACGACAAACGGAGACCTGGAGCGGTTCTCGGCCCGAAGACCGTCCCCAAGAGGACGAAGGCCTTCCTCCAGAACGGGGTCTTCACGGAAGAGGACGTCTATAAAATACACGTGGAAAATCCAAGAAAGGTTTACGGGGTGGAAGTGGAAGAAATTAAGGTTTAA
- a CDS encoding DUF58 domain-containing protein: MRLVRSAIYTSGLLALAAALSGSVEIAYLSLFPLLTLAIFMMAGEPGGISVSRSAGKGPYRPGDTVEITVKLEIEKGMGFVLLRQPLPPELELVGGTNVWSVFKGPRKLEKEFKMAVRVPRRGKYVLPKVEVYSEPLFKVGAGGHFAVGDEFVLTVLPLIKPPRRVRTTNTRSSIPIPLTSFSLTGPASTDFKEIREYRPGDPVKSINWKASARKGELLVNEYEREGKKTVMFYVDARREMAVGSFIENPLEYAISLVSSLAYYFLRRGYNVGLYVIGPGELIMPTAGNRQLYAMVKKLMEVELAAGSGESIKDAFNKTERILMQYSPLIVLVSNFLYPEETKMALRSIMKYYRGRPPVIVFDLFPYSMFEGREVELVRLRKKAVENELRGLAHVFMWDVKRSDVTSILARTIRMVR; encoded by the coding sequence TTGAGGCTAGTCCGCTCCGCGATTTATACTTCGGGCCTTTTGGCACTTGCGGCTGCTCTCTCCGGCTCAGTTGAGATAGCGTATCTCTCGCTCTTTCCCCTCCTAACACTGGCCATTTTTATGATGGCAGGTGAACCGGGCGGGATAAGCGTTTCGAGAAGTGCCGGGAAAGGCCCCTACCGGCCTGGGGATACTGTGGAGATTACAGTCAAACTTGAAATTGAGAAAGGGATGGGTTTTGTACTTCTCCGCCAGCCCCTGCCTCCCGAACTTGAGCTGGTGGGTGGGACTAACGTTTGGAGCGTTTTCAAGGGTCCAAGAAAGCTGGAAAAGGAGTTCAAAATGGCCGTGCGGGTTCCTAGAAGGGGGAAGTACGTCCTGCCGAAAGTCGAGGTATATTCTGAACCCCTTTTTAAGGTTGGGGCAGGGGGTCATTTTGCCGTGGGAGACGAATTTGTTCTCACGGTGCTGCCCCTGATAAAACCCCCAAGGAGGGTTAGGACGACAAACACAAGGTCTTCAATTCCGATCCCCCTTACCAGTTTTTCTCTTACGGGGCCGGCTTCCACGGACTTTAAGGAAATACGAGAATACAGGCCGGGGGATCCGGTTAAGTCGATAAACTGGAAAGCATCGGCCCGAAAAGGAGAGCTTTTGGTGAACGAATACGAGAGGGAGGGCAAAAAGACCGTTATGTTCTACGTTGATGCCCGGAGGGAGATGGCGGTTGGCAGCTTTATTGAGAACCCCCTAGAGTATGCCATTTCGCTGGTGTCCTCCCTGGCTTATTACTTCCTCAGAAGGGGGTACAACGTTGGTCTCTACGTAATCGGGCCGGGAGAACTCATAATGCCCACCGCTGGAAACAGACAGCTGTACGCTATGGTCAAGAAACTTATGGAAGTCGAACTGGCTGCGGGCAGTGGGGAGAGCATAAAAGATGCATTCAACAAAACGGAAAGGATCCTAATGCAGTATTCACCTCTCATTGTCCTTGTCTCGAATTTCTTGTATCCCGAGGAAACCAAAATGGCGTTGCGCTCGATCATGAAGTACTATCGGGGTAGGCCTCCGGTTATAGTGTTTGATCTCTTCCCGTATTCGATGTTTGAGGGGAGGGAAGTTGAATTAGTTCGGCTCAGAAAGAAAGCGGTAGAGAACGAACTTAGAGGCTTGGCCCATGTATTTATGTGGGATGTCAAAAGATCAGACGTCACGTCTATACTTGCGAGAACTATTCGAATGGTGAGGTGA
- a CDS encoding AAA family ATPase, whose product MSPSAEEYSKLSETIVKEISKVYIGNEEVVKKTLAAALVNGNVLFEDHPGLGKTLLAKAFGRALGLEYKRVQFTPDLLPSDIIGTKVWRQNVGRFELVKGPIFTHVLLADEINRAPPKTQSALLEAMEERQVTIEGETLHLESPFFVIATQNPIEYEGTYPLPEAQLDRFALRMSVGYPKTLDDEIAILEARLRWAKDDPTVDMEPVINRDIFLSMQRYVENEVFIHREILRYIAEIVRTARADERVEAGPSPRGALTLLKISKANAMLEGRDFVVPDDVKEYAVEALAHRMVLKPEYSFEDVTTETIVREVLEKVEVPKKYRPGE is encoded by the coding sequence ATGAGCCCGAGCGCGGAGGAATACTCCAAACTTTCGGAGACTATCGTTAAGGAGATCTCCAAAGTCTATATCGGAAACGAGGAAGTCGTCAAAAAGACCCTGGCGGCCGCACTGGTAAACGGCAACGTCCTCTTTGAGGATCATCCAGGATTGGGTAAGACCCTCTTGGCAAAAGCTTTTGGACGGGCACTGGGCCTTGAATATAAACGCGTTCAGTTTACTCCGGACCTGCTTCCCAGTGATATCATCGGAACAAAGGTATGGCGCCAGAACGTCGGGAGATTCGAACTCGTTAAGGGGCCGATATTTACCCACGTCCTCCTGGCCGATGAGATTAACCGTGCTCCCCCGAAAACACAGAGTGCCCTCCTCGAAGCCATGGAGGAGAGGCAGGTCACAATAGAGGGGGAGACCCTTCACCTTGAGAGCCCCTTCTTTGTCATAGCAACCCAGAACCCGATAGAGTATGAGGGCACTTACCCGCTTCCGGAGGCTCAGCTCGATCGTTTTGCCCTGAGGATGAGCGTCGGCTATCCCAAGACCCTTGATGACGAGATAGCCATCCTGGAGGCGAGGCTTAGATGGGCGAAGGACGACCCGACGGTTGACATGGAGCCGGTCATTAACAGGGATATATTCCTCTCCATGCAGAGGTACGTGGAAAATGAAGTCTTCATTCACAGGGAGATACTCCGCTATATCGCCGAGATAGTTAGGACTGCAAGGGCGGATGAGAGGGTTGAAGCGGGCCCCAGCCCGAGGGGAGCCCTCACCCTGCTCAAAATCAGTAAGGCAAACGCCATGCTTGAGGGCAGAGACTTCGTTGTTCCAGACGATGTAAAGGAGTACGCCGTTGAGGCTTTGGCCCACAGAATGGTTCTTAAGCCGGAGTACTCGTTTGAAGACGTGACCACTGAGACCATAGTCAGGGAGGTTCTGGAGAAAGTTGAGGTTCCCAAAAAATACCGGCCGGGGGAGTGA
- a CDS encoding transglutaminase domain-containing protein, which yields MRRYLASVLLLLLGPLIVSSALSYSPLPVVDLAKMSSGGVAGGIPREGGGNVGYFLVSPGPPLYLRLKVLDTFESCEWKESPPQWESPSPPQNATLIGNFTVVYYGKSEVILAPLYASNFSVSVVGDPEKGIYKAINPVSSYSFLAWDVRDNNTVSEELNTVPFQTFDVLPYARLVPDSLPPYQKALFIETLLKNNFNLGQGMPKDCDGLADFLYVTRTGDPYDFASAFVLIARAVGLPARVVMGYYVPPSNTGYRIVSFENVTFWPEVYIPEKGWVVFDPIPRTPKVITVKSGEHFSVTEGGIYSGDALKKNVAVEVLSKEILYLPVWNGSLSYLRIVGEDPGIDVLNLPGELRPGERVDVMVLSRGEFVVSADVEYSIMETTLKIKAPSEPGIYSVSVGDPSSRAFVRFPVVVFGNATVRINAYPRKIRPGSNFTVMGSVSFNGKPLDGGIVEAILGKTKGKADYVIGSGSVSGGRYVIRVSVPSSLPSGKYWLVVRYVNFPYFGDSDPIVEVLPPERVEVDVPSMVKAGEFELTGTAPPGSVLQVVLDNGTAFEVNVDERGVFSIPLNLTPGDHVLKLASSSGSSQVVRRITAVDVNLSTAPLEKMGRDYLKIFGTVEGMDTGKVVLKTPAGVYTVPVVDGKFSKEVPIEFPTTGLKEFPIEVAPLPQGLEGFEPGSEEIYTPKFTEKLFLGADKISSRGKTLLKTGDGKFLFVDPSVASKSNSESGSEDSNTGTNQEEMLNKLVAKVQAYTGKGTPLKNGELDLNGTKIKLNNEGIGEIELEMPSLDLNTAGLGESFGSINLPETFNFDVPEIRVSSPGGGISKEFLMVLLVPLALLGVVAVVRVVGNSEIRTGIRSNFVSKIKSLGSPEISVDRHVYIPNEVIPVRLSRESALYVDDKLVGTGKIFKLRLGEGVHVLRAGRREVTIYVLQPKKAIIKLYEDEFLPFASSQGVRVTDSTPKEIMRELIGRGLPENELRTVTRLFEFARYGDVDLSPEDFKGFLEALKNLGVVE from the coding sequence ATGAGACGGTATCTGGCATCAGTTTTGTTGTTACTCCTCGGTCCGCTCATAGTTTCTTCAGCTTTAAGCTATTCCCCATTGCCTGTTGTAGACTTGGCTAAGATGAGTTCGGGCGGAGTCGCGGGGGGTATTCCCCGGGAGGGTGGTGGGAATGTGGGGTATTTTCTGGTATCGCCGGGCCCACCGCTTTATCTCCGTTTGAAGGTTCTTGATACCTTTGAGTCCTGTGAGTGGAAGGAGTCCCCTCCCCAGTGGGAATCTCCCTCCCCTCCCCAAAATGCAACTCTTATTGGTAACTTCACAGTTGTGTACTATGGGAAATCAGAGGTTATCCTAGCGCCGCTTTACGCCTCTAATTTCTCGGTTTCCGTTGTTGGTGATCCCGAAAAAGGTATTTACAAAGCCATTAATCCAGTTAGTAGCTACTCGTTCCTGGCGTGGGACGTGAGGGATAACAACACAGTGTCCGAAGAACTTAACACTGTGCCTTTCCAGACTTTTGATGTCCTGCCTTATGCCCGCCTCGTTCCTGACTCTCTCCCCCCGTATCAAAAAGCTCTGTTCATTGAAACCCTGCTGAAGAACAACTTTAATCTTGGGCAGGGTATGCCAAAGGATTGCGATGGTCTTGCTGATTTCCTCTATGTGACCCGCACCGGAGATCCTTATGACTTTGCCTCAGCTTTCGTTTTAATAGCCCGCGCTGTGGGATTGCCGGCTAGGGTGGTTATGGGTTACTACGTTCCTCCTTCAAACACAGGTTATCGTATAGTTTCTTTTGAGAACGTGACATTCTGGCCGGAGGTCTATATACCCGAAAAGGGCTGGGTAGTCTTTGATCCTATTCCCAGGACCCCAAAGGTGATTACCGTAAAATCTGGTGAGCATTTTAGTGTAACTGAGGGGGGAATTTATTCTGGGGATGCTCTTAAGAAAAACGTTGCCGTTGAAGTGCTTTCTAAGGAAATCCTATATTTGCCCGTATGGAACGGTTCTCTGTCTTACCTTAGAATTGTAGGAGAAGACCCGGGCATAGACGTTCTGAACCTTCCAGGGGAGCTCAGGCCGGGGGAGAGGGTTGATGTTATGGTTTTGAGTAGAGGGGAATTCGTAGTTTCTGCGGATGTTGAGTATTCCATCATGGAGACCACACTGAAGATAAAAGCCCCTTCTGAACCGGGAATCTATTCTGTGTCTGTGGGTGATCCTTCTTCGAGAGCCTTTGTCAGGTTCCCGGTTGTTGTTTTTGGAAATGCCACAGTTCGGATTAATGCGTATCCTAGAAAAATCAGGCCTGGGAGCAATTTCACGGTCATGGGAAGTGTCTCCTTCAATGGAAAACCACTGGACGGCGGGATTGTCGAAGCCATACTCGGAAAAACCAAAGGAAAGGCCGACTATGTGATAGGTTCCGGCTCAGTTAGTGGGGGCCGTTACGTGATTAGGGTGAGTGTTCCTTCTTCTCTCCCTTCGGGGAAATACTGGCTTGTGGTTAGATACGTAAACTTTCCCTACTTCGGGGACAGTGATCCAATCGTTGAGGTTCTGCCACCGGAGCGCGTCGAGGTGGACGTCCCTTCGATGGTTAAGGCGGGTGAATTTGAGCTAACGGGCACTGCCCCGCCGGGGTCTGTCCTTCAAGTTGTGCTGGACAATGGAACAGCCTTTGAAGTTAATGTTGATGAGAGGGGTGTTTTCTCAATTCCCCTAAATCTGACTCCCGGTGATCACGTTTTGAAGCTTGCCTCCTCAAGCGGTTCTTCCCAGGTTGTCAGGAGAATTACGGCCGTTGATGTAAATTTGAGCACAGCTCCCCTTGAAAAAATGGGGCGGGATTACTTGAAGATATTCGGTACCGTTGAGGGCATGGATACTGGAAAGGTAGTTTTGAAAACGCCCGCTGGCGTTTACACTGTCCCGGTTGTTGATGGGAAGTTCTCAAAGGAAGTTCCCATAGAGTTTCCCACCACGGGTCTCAAAGAGTTCCCGATTGAAGTTGCGCCACTCCCCCAGGGCCTGGAAGGCTTTGAGCCTGGTTCTGAGGAAATTTATACCCCCAAATTTACCGAGAAGCTGTTCCTTGGTGCCGATAAAATATCGTCTCGTGGGAAGACGCTACTGAAGACTGGGGACGGAAAGTTTCTGTTTGTCGATCCAAGTGTAGCCTCTAAATCAAATAGTGAGTCCGGTTCAGAGGATTCAAACACCGGGACTAACCAGGAGGAAATGTTGAATAAACTCGTTGCTAAAGTTCAGGCGTACACGGGGAAAGGAACTCCCCTTAAGAACGGGGAGCTTGACCTTAATGGCACAAAAATAAAACTAAACAATGAAGGTATTGGAGAGATTGAACTTGAAATGCCTAGTCTTGATTTGAACACGGCGGGTCTTGGGGAGTCTTTTGGTTCTATTAATCTTCCTGAGACTTTTAACTTCGATGTTCCTGAGATAAGGGTATCCTCACCGGGAGGGGGTATCTCAAAGGAGTTCCTCATGGTTCTTCTGGTTCCTCTTGCACTCCTTGGAGTGGTCGCTGTTGTCCGCGTAGTTGGCAATAGTGAAATCAGAACTGGAATCAGGTCCAATTTTGTTTCAAAGATCAAGAGTCTTGGCAGTCCCGAAATCTCAGTGGACAGGCATGTGTATATCCCGAATGAAGTGATACCAGTTAGACTCTCCAGAGAGTCCGCTCTCTACGTCGATGATAAGCTGGTCGGGACCGGCAAGATTTTCAAACTTAGGTTGGGGGAGGGCGTTCATGTTCTCCGTGCGGGAAGGAGGGAGGTCACGATTTACGTTCTCCAGCCCAAAAAGGCAATAATAAAGCTCTACGAGGACGAGTTTCTCCCCTTTGCCTCTTCTCAGGGGGTAAGGGTAACGGATTCAACTCCTAAGGAGATAATGAGGGAGTTGATAGGTAGGGGCCTGCCTGAAAATGAGCTTAGGACTGTAACCCGGCTCTTTGAGTTTGCCCGCTACGGTGACGTTGATCTGTCGCCCGAAGATTTCAAGGGTTTCCTTGAGGCCCTTAAGAACTTGGGGGTGGTTGAATGA
- the rtcA gene encoding RNA 3'-terminal phosphate cyclase: MEWVRINGSYGEGGGQILRTSVALSVITGKPVKIFNIRANRPNPGLRPQHLHGILALKELSNAKVKGAEVGSTVLEFIPGKAEPKHVRVPIKTAGSITLVLQALLPAMAFTGGSFEITGGTDVPWSPPVDYLKNVTLFALEKMGLKVELELKRRGHYPKGGGLVTGKVEPWEEMKPLVALEWDRMERFGGISHATNLPAHVAERQARAAKERLGELYSAPVEIKTEVSRSLGPGSGIVVWAETDSLRLGGDALGKRGKPAEVVGREAADELLGQLAPKKAVDRFLGDQLIPFLAFAGGEIGVAKITNHLITNVWVVEQFLGKIFEVKGAVGGPGTVKTVRRGLI, encoded by the coding sequence ATGGAGTGGGTTCGGATAAATGGCTCTTACGGGGAAGGTGGCGGCCAGATACTGAGGACGAGCGTGGCCCTCTCGGTAATCACGGGGAAACCCGTCAAGATATTCAACATCCGCGCTAACAGGCCCAATCCTGGCCTGAGGCCCCAGCACCTCCACGGGATTCTCGCTTTGAAGGAGCTGAGCAACGCAAAGGTCAAGGGCGCGGAGGTCGGCTCCACGGTGCTTGAGTTCATACCGGGAAAGGCCGAGCCCAAGCACGTCCGCGTCCCAATAAAGACCGCCGGAAGCATAACCCTCGTCCTCCAGGCCCTTCTTCCGGCGATGGCATTCACGGGCGGGAGCTTCGAGATAACGGGAGGAACCGACGTTCCCTGGAGCCCTCCTGTTGATTACCTGAAGAACGTGACGCTCTTTGCCCTCGAAAAGATGGGCCTGAAGGTCGAGCTTGAGCTAAAGCGCAGGGGACACTACCCCAAGGGCGGCGGCCTCGTCACTGGAAAGGTCGAGCCCTGGGAGGAGATGAAGCCCCTCGTGGCGCTTGAGTGGGACAGGATGGAGCGCTTTGGCGGGATAAGCCATGCCACCAACTTGCCCGCCCACGTCGCGGAGAGACAGGCGAGAGCGGCTAAAGAGAGACTGGGGGAGCTTTACAGCGCCCCCGTTGAGATAAAGACGGAAGTGTCCCGCTCCCTCGGGCCAGGAAGCGGCATTGTAGTTTGGGCTGAGACGGATTCGCTGAGGCTCGGCGGAGACGCCCTTGGAAAGCGCGGGAAGCCGGCTGAGGTCGTTGGCAGGGAGGCGGCGGACGAGCTGCTTGGTCAGCTGGCCCCGAAGAAGGCCGTTGACAGGTTCCTCGGCGACCAGCTGATACCTTTCTTGGCCTTCGCGGGCGGAGAAATCGGGGTCGCCAAGATAACAAACCACCTTATCACGAACGTCTGGGTCGTGGAGCAGTTCTTGGGCAAAATCTTCGAGGTGAAAGGGGCTGTTGGAGGGCCTGGAACAGTGAAAACAGTGAGGAGAGGACTAATATAA
- a CDS encoding metallophosphoesterase: protein MLIGIMSDTHDNLPAIRKAVEFFNERNVDLVIHAGDYVAPFVAREFENLKAPLRGVFGNNDGERKGLHDALGIYDEILEIEADGMKIAVTHGTDERIVRALARSRLYDVVVVGHTHRYEIREEGRTILVNPGEVCGYITGIKSVALLDTRKRVVEIFNIETGELLGAMSL, encoded by the coding sequence ATGCTGATCGGTATAATGAGTGACACACACGACAACCTTCCGGCGATAAGGAAAGCCGTGGAGTTCTTCAACGAGAGGAACGTTGACCTCGTAATCCACGCCGGCGACTACGTTGCCCCGTTCGTTGCCAGAGAGTTTGAGAACCTTAAGGCCCCGCTCAGGGGAGTTTTCGGCAACAACGACGGCGAGAGGAAAGGCCTCCACGATGCCCTCGGCATCTACGATGAGATCCTGGAAATTGAGGCCGATGGAATGAAGATAGCCGTGACCCATGGCACCGATGAGAGGATTGTGCGGGCACTTGCTAGGAGCAGGCTCTACGACGTCGTTGTGGTCGGCCACACCCACAGGTACGAGATAAGGGAGGAAGGAAGGACGATACTCGTCAACCCGGGTGAGGTCTGCGGCTATATAACTGGCATCAAGAGCGTCGCTCTGCTGGACACAAGAAAGAGGGTTGTTGAGATCTTCAACATAGAGACGGGTGAACTGTTGGGGGCTATGAGCCTCTGA